The region GCTCCCCACCCTCATCTGCGGTGAAGAGCAGCCGGCTGGTGACGTGGTGTCTTCGAGGTCGTTGGCGTGGCTGGCTCGTCATAGTCGCATATTCCGCCAGCCACCAGGCCCACTGTTCTCGCTCCCTACGATAACGCTCAGCGCGGGCCTGAAGCGTGCCCCTGATGCCGAGCTGACGCGCGACGGTGTCGCGCCGATCCTGTCTAGATCGTGCCCATCCGGTGGAGCGCTTGACGACAAGCCTCGCCGAGCGCAGTAGTCCCAGCGCGCGGCTTGCAGTGCGGGGGTCCAGCCCCAGGGTGGAGGCGAGTGTGTCTTTGGTGACGCTTCGATCGATTGAACGCAGATGGGCGTAGACCATGCCGGTGCGGTGGCCGAAGCCGGCGCGTGTAAAGAGGTCGTGGCGCTGGTCTGTCAAAAGATCGGTGAGTTGTTGTGCGATGACGCTGCGTGCCGTGAAGAGTTCGGTGGGGGGGCGGGGGTTCTTAAATGGCTGTGACCGGACGTTGCCTGACGATGTGGAAAATCGGTGCGAGAGCTCGAATTCTGCAGCGTTGGGGCCGTCGGTGGGGTGCACTTTGGTGATCCATCCGTTGTCCACAAGGGTGCGGAGTGCTGTAGCCGCGGTGGTTCTCCCGATGCCTGCGAGTAGTCCGAGGTCTCGGATTGAGGCCGCGACTGTGGTCTTGCCGGTTTGGACCATGAGGTGGGCCAGGGCGATGAGGACGCTGCGTTGGTTTGCTGCGGCTTCGGTGCGGGTCCAGCGGCCGGGGCTGGTGTGGAGGGTGTTGAGGAGGGTTTGGGTGCGGTCTAGGAGCTCGCTGAGGTCTGACAGGTCGCGGGGTTCGCTGTTTTGCGGGGTTGTGCTGTGCAGCTGGGCGATGCCTAGTGCTTTGAGCCATTGCCGGTGTAGTCGTTCGGTTGCTTCGCTGGTGGAGCGGGGTCGGCGGGTGCCGCGTCCGGTGTTCTTGGTGCGGTAGTGCTCCATGCCGGGTGCGGTACGTGCGGCGTGTTCGACGTCGCGGAGGCTCCAGCCGGCGCTGGCGGCGGCGAGTAGGCACATGAAGGCGGTCCAGCTGGGGTTTGTTCCGCCCCGGGTTGTGGCCATGTGGGCTTTTCCCCAGCGGCTGAGTGTGCGGTGGGGGTTGTGGTTGCTTGTGGGGCCTGAGGGTGAGCTATCGGCGGGGTGGCTGGCTGGTGCGGTGGCGCGCAGGAGTTCTGTGAGCGCGTCGAGTTGTTGCGGGTCCGCCGCTGGCTCGAGGAGGGCGTGTGGGGTGCCGTGGAGGATGCGGGAGTGGCTGCCGTTGCGGTGGGGGGAGAGTGGTGGTCTTGCGGCGCCTTCGCGGGGGTTGAGGAGCATGCCGTGGTCGAGGGTGCGGTAGTGGGCTCGTGCGGCGATGGCGAGGGCTGCGGTTTGGGCGCTGCTGTATCCGCCCGCGGGCGCGATCCAGAGGTGGCGGCCGCCGCTGCTGGATGATTCGCAGAGTACGTGGGGGATACCGAGTGTGGTGAGGTGTGCGGCGAGAGCCTCGCTGTCTTCGACGGCCGCGTCGTCGTCGGTCTTGGCGTCGAAGTCGAAGCAGAGCTGCTTGAAGGTGCCGTCCGTGTCGGCGAGCCTCATGCACCAGGGAGTGCTGGGGGCCTGGGTGCTGAGCGTGTGTAGGTGCGGGTAGGCGTTGATGTGAAGGCCGCCGTCTGCTTCCCGAACCATGGTTCGGACGCTGTCGCGTGGGCTGATTCGGCGGGTGAGTTGCCATGCGTCGTGGGTATTGAGTGACGCGTGGGTGTCTGGTGACGGTGCGTGGGTGTTTGGTGACACGCCGTGAGGGTCTGCTGCTGCGACTGGTCGGCGAGCACGAGTTACGATGGGGTGTCTCCACTTCGGTGGGTACAGAAAATGGCCGGCACATGCCGGTTGTGTCAGCGGTCTCGGCCCGGGTAGTCGCCAAACTTGTGCGGGTCGGAGATCGTCGGAGAGTTTGGGCCCGTCGCGTGCGACGGGCCTTCTTCATTTGCGGGTCATGGGAGGGCCTCCCGACTGGTATTGCGTGCCTCAGCGGCGCCGTGGGTATTTGGTGACACGCCGAAACTCTCAGACAGATCTGGCCATGGACTGCTTACGCTTTGAGACATAGAAAAGCCTCCCGTGAGGGCGGTGAATCTGAGGAGCTCGGAGCTTTCGTGCCGGCAAGCTTGGATAGCTCGAGCGAATGTGGGAGACGCCCGCCGCACCGCGGCGGGCTCTTTCATTTACGCGCTGATGGGCAACTCCTCCTGTAGGGGAAGCAGGGGAGTTTGAGGCGCAAGGTCGGCCATGCCGACTTCACGCGCTAGGACTGAGGCGACGAAGTCATTTACGCTCATTCCTCGCTGGTGAGCGGCGAGGCTCACCGCGTCACCGAGCGGCACAGGGACGCGCGAGATGATTGCGCGCCGGTCACCCTTACTCTGCCTGCCGCCTTGGTATCGCTGCCTGGTCATGCGGTCGAATCTAGGAGCATTCAGATTCTGAATCTGGAAGGCGGGACGGCGTGTTGGGCTTCCAGAATCAGATTCTCCTCCCATGGGACATGTCTCGAACATTTCGCCTCCGCTCAACCGGACAGTTTCGATCCCGACCTTTCTGCTCAGCACAGGGCCAACATCATGTAGTAGAAAGGATTCAAAGGCGCCAACATCTACGGTAACTGTTGGAGCGCTCCAATGCTTGTCCATTTCAAGACCTTAGAGGATCTTCCGTGTCAGCAGTCCGACCGAACCCCCGCCCAGAGGGCCGGACAATCGAGATGACCCTCGCCGACTTGGACCTTCATCCTGGAGTTACTTGGGACACGCTGAAGCGGCGAATCGGGCTCCATATCGGGCACCCCATCTACACCCACGGGGTCGCCGACACGGCGATTCCGAGCGGACTGATGATCCAGGACGGCGACGGCGCGTACTGGATCTACTTCCGCAAGAACGACCCACCGCTGTATCGCCAGCATGCCTGCTTTCACGAGCTGGCTCACATCCTGCTCGGCCACGACGGGTGCACAATTCTCAACGGGGTCTCATCAGAGACGATCAACCGTCTTGGCGTAGGTGGTGCGATGAAGGTTCGCGCCCGAAGTCTCCAGGTGGACGTTGCAGCCAGCGCCTCAGACGAGGCTGCGCTGCGGAAGGCGGAGGAGCTCGACGCTGAGCGAGGCGCCTACGCCTTCGCAGAGCTCCTGTTGCCCGCCGTAAGGTCTGGAGCTTTTGGGATCTCCTGATGCGATCCATCCCCCTGGCGGTTCTGATCACTTTTGGCATCCTGATCGCGCTGTTCCTGCTCCGCACGCCGGTAGCGCTCAAGCAGCCTCAGCAGCGCCCGGCCTGGATTGCCACTGGAGCCGGGATTTTGGGGCTTCTGACGGTAGGAGCTATCGTGCCGCTTGAAGACATCGATGCGCTTCTCGGCGGTGCCAACATCGTCTCCTTGGGCAAGACTGTGCTTCCTACGATCGCTTTCTGGTTCTTGCGTGACGCAATTCGATTGCAGATCACTCCGCCCCGACCCCGCGGAAACCGGCTCGTACTCCTGACCCTGGTGGTCGTCCAGGTGATTGCCTTTGTACTTATTCCCGGTCGCGAAGGCACAGATGAGAACTTCGTGAATCAGGCAGTGTTGTCGCCCGCCGGCCTGATTTGGGCGTTGCTCTACACCGGCGGAGTGCTCTGGATTGCCGCCACCGCGGCAGTTGAGGCGTTCTCGATCTTCAAGAGCATCTTCGGATTGTTCGTCATCGGGGCGTTCATGATCGCCGCGGCGTGTCTAGCGCTGGCCATCCACTGCGTTCTGGTTTTTGCGAGAACACTTCCGCCAAGATCCGATGACGCGTTAACGACGATCTTCGCGCTCTTCTTCTACACAGGCATCGTCTTCGCAGCTTTCGGGTTTGTCGTCTTGGTCACGCGAGAGCTCGCCTGGCGGGCGCACTTGCTTCGATTGCTCCGGATCAACCGCCTGTATCCCTCGAGCCAAGGGGGCTACGACGTTCCTCAGGTCGGCGGGCCATTCACGGGATCACCTGAGTCCGCCGCGTACATCGTCCTGATGAAAATTCGAGACCGCCAGTTGCTCGATTCCATCGAGCTGTCGGCTGGTCATGAACGCATCGTGTCGAGGATTGAACGACGCATGAGTCGAACGTTGGTGCTTCACAATTTCGAGAGTGGCTCAGGTGAGAGGTAACGCGAGGATGTTCCAAGGAGTTGTTTTCGCCGGCCTAGGCCTAGGCCTCGCGGCAGCGGCAGCGGCGGCAGCGGCAGCGGTCGGTCGAGCCGCGGGCAGGAAAGTCGTCATGCCCAGCGCCGCCCGGACCTTGCATCTGCAGGACGCCTCGGAGCTGGAAGTGGTCCTGCCAAGGACGGAGGACACCTTGAGACCGGGACGGTTCGGGATCTGGCGCTCCCCGGAAGACCACGTAATCGTCGGCGACGTCCTTTCTGTGACTGATGGGCTCGTGAGACGCGCCGTGGTCGAACGGTTCGGCTCACCGTTGTCAAAGGGTGACACCGTCGAGTTCCGCCGGGATCTTTACAAAGACCCTGGTGAGTTTGGCGTCGGCTTCTCCGCCGTCGAGGTGAAAACAGACCTGGGTCCGGCGCCGGCATGGCTCGTCGAGGGAACGGCGAGACGGCCATGGGTTCTTCATCTGCACGGTATCCGGACCGAGCGTCGCGTTGTACTTCCTGGCGTCCAGGTTGCGACGAAACTCGGGATGACCTCGCTCATTCCGTCGTGGCGCGGCGACTCCGAGGGGCCGTCCTACCCAGGAAACGCATCTACGTTAGGGCAGGACGAGAGCATCGATGTGGGTGCCGCGATCGACTACGCGATGAGGCACGGCGCGCCGGGCGTAATTCTCGTGGGATGGTCGCTGGGAGGGACCATTGCCCTGCGTCTCGCGGAGTCAAGGCACCGGTCCGACGTCCAGGGGTTGGTGCTGATCGCACCGGTGAGCGACTGGCGCAGAGTGATCAGGCATGGGGCGCGAGATGCCAAGCTGCCCGCATGGGTCGGTGACCTTACCTGCTGGATGCTCGGCAGCAGACTGGGGCACCGACTTGTCGGCACTCCTGCTGCGGTGGAGGTCAGCGAGCTCAACTGGACCCTGGGATCGAGCGTGACCGCTCCCTTGCGTGTGATCCATAACCCTGCCGACCAGCTCGTCCCTCTTGAGCTTTCTCGGATGCTGGTGGACGCGCACGAGGATTCGGTTCTGATTGTCTTTTCTCCTGCGCCGCATGCGATGGAGGCGAACACAGAACCCGGCCGGTTTGAGCAAACTATCGAGCGGTGGTTGACAGCTCCCCTAAGTTATGAAGGAACAAGTACCCCGACCCGACCGGAAGTACGAAGTGACAGAGAGTCCTGATGACGCGGTGCGTGCGCGCACCCGCGAGCTTGCACGTCGAATTCAGTTGCTCCAGGATCTCGCGACCGCCGAGCGCGGTGCGCCCTATAACTACGCCGAGGTGAAGTCTGCACTGGCAGAAGAGGGGGTTCACGTGTCATCGGGCCGGTGGCACTACCTCATCAATGGTGAGGGTGCGTTGACGACCGATAATGCCCTCCTGCGTGGCCTCGCTCGTTTGTTCAGTGTCGAGCCAGACTTTCTTCTCAATTGGGACGACCCAGAGCTGCCCGAGCGGCTTCTAGCCCAGCGCGAACTGATTCAGAGGATCAGGCAGGACAAAATCCAGAAGTTTGCTACCCGCGCCCTAGGCGAACTTACTCCGGAGAGCCTCCGAGCGATCACTGCACTGATAGAAGCGCAGAGCCGTGGCGACTTCGATCGTTCCTAGGACTCGCTGTCCATGGCGCCGACCCATGCATTGAACAACGCCTTGTAACGCTCGCGGTCGAGCCGCACTGTGAAACGCCGGCCGTGGCGGGAGCCGCGGGGAAGGTCAATTTTCGCCACTCCGAGATCCTCGAGCTCGTTGATGTGGCGAGTAACGGTGTCAGCCCGAATGTGCGTTTCTTTGGCGATTGTAGGCACCGACACTTCACCGCGGCGCACAAGCACCCTCAGCACCTCGTTACGCGCCTGATTGCCGAGCATCTGGCCGGCGGCCGCCAACAGATCCTCCGAGCTGTTGTCACTCATCAGTCAATTCCAAACAAGGCTAATTCTGCGACGGCCATGGCACCCTTTGAAGATTACGACAAGTCCTTCACCAGTCCGGGCGGTATCGGTTACCATTGGAGTACTCCAATCCCGGGTGCCCGGCACTTCAAGATGTCGTCACTCGAAGAGGGGCCTGGCTAGTTGTAGGAGACCACCAGGCCCCGACCCACGGAAGGGCCATACCCATGGTTACACCCAGCCCGGTGTCTTACCGACAACAACCGCGCATGTCGTCTGCTGAGCAGAGCTCGCGCACAACTTCCTAGCCCTCGCCGCTCGTGACCTGGCTCCATCGACCATAGGGCTCTTATCCCACGCGGCTCCTTTCCGAGCGTGGAAAGGATCTCGCCGAGCCGAGCCGCGGCGAAGGGCTGCAGCATCAAACCCGCACGGGCAATGAGCCGAACGTGGCCACTAGGGTCAGCCTCCGCGAAAGACAGCGCCTACTGCTTGTTTCGTTGCTGCCGAGCAACCAATGGGAGCTAAACCCCATCAGGCTCTTCTGCTCTGCATCAGAACCGTCAAGGCGTTGTGCGCGTGTCCACAACGTCGGGATCGGATCGGGCGACCGTCTACACCGCTCACACCCACCCCGTTCACCCCCTCCCAAGGAGCAGACCAATGTCGCCGACCTCCCGCGCGTCCGATGTCGTACACTCCTCAACCATCCGTGCGCTCGACGCTGGGACTGTCCCTGTCGGCACACGGTTGCGCTGGCGTCGCCTGGAATGGGCGGCCGTCGGTACCGAGCCCGACGCGGCCCCGGACGGCGGCCAGTTGATCCGGGTCACCGCGCACACTTTCAACGGCCGCGCCTGGCACCTTCGGGCGCCCGGTGCCCGTGTCGTTGCACGCACCCTCGCGACAACGGGGATCCTCAGCAGCCTTGCCGACGTCGCGACCTGGATCGTGGACACCGTCACTCACGGCGGCTGGGGGAGTGTCTGCGCACTCGGGCTGCAGGCGCTCACCGCGGGCGAGGGCGTGGAGGTCGACGCGCCGCTCCGGAACCGGGAGACGGACTCATGGCAGTGAGCGCGGGGACTGAGACGACGGTCTGCGAGAGCTGCCATGCCCCGATCCGGCGCGCGCATGCACGGTTCTGCACCTCCTGTGGTGCCGCGATCGACGTGCCCGATATCAGCGACCTCACCATTCCTCGACGTGTCGCGCGCGACCTGATCGGAGATCTCCGACAGCCTGCGCCTGCGCCTGCAGAACCGTCGGCACCGGTGATCGTGGTTGAACCGGAGGACATCGACGACGTCGTGGTCAGCCCTCCGGTTCAGCTCGACGCCGACGAGCCCGCCAGCGCGGCCGAGGACGGCCTGATCGACGTGCAGCCGCTCCCGGCCGCGGCGCCTCAGCTTCGCGTGCTGGATCTTCCCGGCAGGGTCGCTCCGGGTAAGGAGCTCGTGCTCCGTCCCAGCGGGGCCCTGGCACGGCGGGTGCTCCCAGTTCGTCCGTTCCGCCGGCGAGGTCCTCTCGTCGCCGCGGCGACCGTGGTAGCCGGGTTGGTCCTCATCGCCGCCGTGGTGTGGGGTGTGACCGGCCTGCTCACCGGACCCTCCACCACGACCAGGCCGGCGCCTGCCGCCGCGGCTGCAGTGCCGCTGACGGGCTGGAACGCCGCGCCGGCCTGGTCGTGGTCGGGCGCGGCCGCCGACGTCGTGCTCAGCGCCGACGGCTCCCGTGTCGGGATTCTCGGCGCCGGCAAGGCGACCGTGCTGGACAACTCGGGCGTGACCGTGACGACCGAGACGGCGGCTGATTCGGCGGAGTTCCTCCCCGTGAGCGTCGGTGGCGTTCCGGGGCTCGTGCTGCTGGACGGGTCGACCCTCACGTCCTGGTTCGGTGACGCTGCTCCGGTGCAGGCTCAGCTGCCGGACGGCGCCACCGTCATCTTGAGGGCAGGGGCGCTCATCGCTGGCCATGAGGGGTGGGCGACGGCGCAGCTGCTGACTTTGGACGGTCTGGTGAGCTACACCAGCCCGCGCGCGGGCACGGTCCCGATCGGGGTCACCGCCGACGACGGCATGGTCTGGGCGTCGTCACGCGGGGAGGCGCTCGTCGGTTCTCCGGTCGGCACCGTTGCCCGCACCATCCCGATCAGCGCGCCGGCCCAGGGTGCGACGCTCTCGGGCTGGCTCGCGGCGAGCGGCGACACGATCTTCACGACCTGGTCGACGCCGGCAGGCCCGGCCGTCGTCGCGACGTCGGCGACAAGCGGCGCGCTGCAGGGCCAGGCAGCGGGGACCGATCTGGTGTGGTCGCAGGACTTTGCCCAAGCCGCCTCCGGTGCCGTGGTGTTCGACGGGGCTGCCGGGGCGGTGTCGACGCCGGATGCGGGGTTCACGGCCACGACCGGTTTCGGGTCGGGGTTCTATGGCGCGTCCGGTACCCGTCCCGCCGTGCTCGAGGACGGAACGGTCGTGGTCTCGGACCAGACCCCGCCGTCGACGCCGACTGGCCTTACGTCGGCCGGAGATCTCGTCCTGGCCAAGGGCGACTCCGTCACTGCTTACCCACATCGCTAACCCCATCTGAAAGGCAGACCACCATGTCCAGAAAGCTCCGCGCCGCGGCGACGGTCACCCTGATCGGTGCCGCCGTGCTGGCCGGCCCCGCCGTGCTCGCCCACGCCGATCAGACCGATCCAGAGGCCAGCCCTACCGTCTCGGCGCTTCCCGCACCCCTGCCCGCGCACGCGGCCGCCGACGCGGACGACCCCACGGACCCGACGGACCCGACCGATCCGACCGATCCGACCGACCCCACGGACCCGACGGACCCGGTGGATCCCACGGATCCAGGGGAGCCGACCGTGACGCCGTCCGAGCCTGCATCACCGGCTCCTGCGGCCGATCCGTCGAATGAGCCCGCCGACAGCGGACCCTCCACGTCCGGGTCCCCGAGCGGCAGCCGCAGCGGCGGCAGCTCCTCCGGAGGAAGCGAGTCGGGATCCCCCACCTTGGCACACACCGGCGCCGAAATCGACGCCCTGGGCCCTGCCGGGATCGTGGGCATTCTCGCGGTCCTCGGCGGCGGGCTGCTGCTGGCCGTGAAGCGTCTGTCCCCGATCTTCGCCGCGCCGCGGCGGAGCACCTTCAAGAACGGAGCGAACCGATGATCCTGCACACCCTCACCGACCTGATTCAGGCCGTCCCCACCGTGGACTTCCCGGAGCCGTCGGGCGGCAACAACATGCCCGGCGCTGACAAGGTCAGCGCGATCCTGGGCGTGATCAAGTTCTATGCCCTCGGTGTTGGTGTGGCCGGCATCATTATCGCCGGAGCCCGCATGGCCATCAGCCACGGCCGCGGCGATGGCGCCGCCCACATCGGCACCCTCGGCTGGGCGGTCGCGGGAATCGCGGTAGTGGCGATGGCGGTATCGATCGTCGGATTCGTCGTGTCATGACCGACACCCGACGGCACCCCCACCGTCGCACGATCCTGCTGATCGTCGCCGCCGTGGCCCTTGTGGCTCTCGGCGGGGTCGTCACCTGGACCGTCACCACGCGCCCGGGCGGGGGCGACGCGATCCCGGTGACACCCGCCCCGTCGGCCACCGACGACTCGTGGGCGGAGTCGGTCTGCGGTCTGGAGGGCTTCGAGGAGTCCGGCGAGCTCACCACGGCGCCGACGGTGTCGTGGGAGAGCGTCGAGGGCGGGCAGATGCCCGCCAGCGACACTGCGGGCCCGGCGAAGATCTCGGACGCCGGTGTGCGCACCTGCTTTGCGCACACGCTGGAGGGTGCGGTCCTCGCGGCCGCGTGGGCGGAGTTCCCCTACGGCCAGTCGTGGGCCGCGGAGCGGGGGTATTGCGAGGAAGGCCTGGCGGAGGGCGCCGGTCAGGACGTCTGCCGCAGCAGCCACCCCACCGCCGACCCGCCCGCCGGCAACTGGGTGCCTACCTCCTACGGTGTCTCGGTCGTCGGCGTCCACGTCGAGTCCTACACCGCCACGGATGCGGTGATCCAGGTCGGCACGACTTCCACCGTCGGCGCGTACCCTAACTCGGTCGACACCGTGCGGCTGCGCTGGGTGGATGGGGATTGGAAGCGGTACTACAACGAGAGCACCGGCGGGTCGCTGCCGATCTATGAGTTCGACACCGTCAAGTCCTTCGACGGGCTCGGTCTGCTCCCGTGGGGGCCGGCATCATGAGCGTGCTCGCTGCGAACCCGATCGCCGACTGGTGGCTGCAGGACATCGCCGACAAGGTCGCCGAGTTCGTCGGCACCGTCGCCGGCTCGATCGGTGCTGGCTGGCTCGCCATCGGCACCCCCAACCTGATCGGCGACGCCAACGGCACCTCCGCGACCAGCGCCGCTCAAGCCCCGAACGCCGCCAATGTGACGGAGCTGCTGGGCGCTGTGCAGGTCATCAGCGTCGTCCTGGTCCTGGTCGGGGTGATGGTCGTCGGCGCCCGGATGGCGGTGGCGCACCATCGCGGCCACGGCCTGCTCGAGGTCGGCAAGCTCGGCTACATCGCCGCCGCCGGCCTCCTCGTCGGCGCGGCCGGCCTGGTCGGGTCATATGCCCTCCCGGGCATGTCCGGCGGCGGCGGCACGGTCCCCTTCGTGCGCGACGCGCTGTGGTGGTGGACCGCCGCCGCGGTGGTGTTCTCCGTGCTCTTCGCCGCGGGCCGCACAGCGTTCACGCTCCGCAAGGAACCGTTGATCGACCTGTTCCGATCGCTGCTCACTCTGCTGGTCGTCGCGGCCGCGAGCTTGTGGGGCATCCAGCTGGCCGTGCAGGCCGCGGACGGGTTCTCGATCTGGTTCATCGAGCTCACCGCCGGACGCGAGGGCGGGTTCGGGTCGAACCTGATGGCACTGATGGGCGGCCTCACCTCACCGACCGGGGGAGTGGGCGCCCTCGGTGTCGTCGTCGTCGGGATCATCGCCGCGCTGGCCGGGATCGTGCAGATCGGATTCATGCTGCTGCGCTCGGCGATGATCGTGCTCCTAACCGCGACACTGCCGACCTCGGCGGCGTTCACGAACACCGACATGGGGAAGTCCTGGTTCAAGAAGAACCTCGGCTGGCTGATCGCGTTCATCCTCTACAAGCCCATCGCCGTACTGGTGTACGGGATCGCGTTCCTCATGGTCGGCGCGGACTGGACCCAGGGGTGGGACCAGCTGATGACGATGATGCTCGGCGTCCTCATGCTCGGCCTGGCGCTGGTGGCGCTGCCGGCGCTGATGAAGTTCATGGTCCCCGCCGTGTCACCGCTGATGGGCGGTGGCGGCGCTGGCGCCGGCGTCGCTCTCGCCGCGGCAGCGGGAAGCGTCGGCGGAGAGCTCGCCTCGCACGCGGTCCGCAGCAGCAGCTTCAAGTCTCAGCAGAGCGTCTCGTCGTCCAGCTCGAGCGAGCAGATCACCACCGGCAGTGGCTCAGGGCCCGCGCCGAGCGTGTCCCGCACCGGTGCCGCGCCGTCGACGTCGAGCCCGTCCACCTCCGCCGGTGAGGGATCCGCCGCGGCCTCGTCGAGTGGCAAGACCGCCGCGACCGAGTCCGGGAGCGGCACCGCGGCCGCGAGCACCGGCACCGGAGCCGCCGCGGGGTCGGGCGCCGCCGCCGCAGGGTCCGGCGCCGCTGCAGGCTCGGGCGCTGCCGCCGCGGGATCCGCCGGCGCGACGGCCGCGGGCCCCGCGGCTCCTGCCGTGATCGCGGCTCAGAAGGCGGCGGAGCTGGGTCTTGCCGCGAAAAACGCCGCCGCGCAGGCGACCGAAGGAAGCACAGGAGAACAGTCATGACCAGCACGCCGGCGCAGCCTCGCGTCTACTCCCACGTCGACCGGATCCGCTCGGCCGGGATCCTCGGCCTCAGCTTCGTCGGAACGATCGTCCTGTTCGGCGGACTGATCGCGTCGATCATCACGCTCATGGTGTCGAACCTGTGGGCGGCCCTGGCGGTGTTCGCCCCGGTGACGGCCGCGCTGTGGGTGACCAGCCGGAAGGACCAGCACGGCCGGTCCCTGTCGCAGAAGGCCCTCACCCGCATGGGCTTCGCCTCCGCACGGCGAGCGGGCCGGACCCGGTACCGGTCGGGCACGGTCGGGGCGATCGCGTCGGGCCGGAACGAGCTGCCCGGGCTCGCGGCGGCGTCGACGATGAGCGAGTTCCGGGACTCGTGGGAACGTCCGTTCGGGCTGATCCACCACCCCCACCCCGGCCACGTCGTCCTCGGCTTCGCGGTCAGCCCCGAGGGCGGCGCGCTGGTGGACAACCACCAGATCGACTCCTGGGTGCGGGGCCTGGATGAGGCGCTGCGCTCGTTCACGGTGGAGCCCGACGTGATGGCCTGCCAGATCATCGTCGAGGCCGCCCCTGGCACGGGCGCGAAGCTGCACCGTCTGGTGCAGACCTCCGTCGACCCGAACGCCCACGCCGTTCCCCGGCAGGCCCTGGACGAGCTGCTGCAGCTGCTCTCCTCCGGCGCCGTCGTGCTCCAGGCCTACGTGACGATCACGTTCACCACCCGCACCGCGGAGGGCGGGAAGCGGTCGGTGCTGCAGATGGGCCAGGACCTCTCCGCCCGGGTGCCATTCTTCGCCGAGATCCTCGGCATCACCGGCGCCGGCCAGGTCCGGCCCCTGTCTGCGCAGGAGTGGTGCGAAGTGATCCGGGTGGGCTACGACCCGGCCGCGCAGACCGCGATCGAGGCCGCCCACCACGACGGCCAGACCCCGGACCTGTCCTGGTCCGACGTCGGCCCCGTCGCCGCCGACGCCGAATGGAGCCACTACCGCCACGACTCGGCGGTGTCGGTGACGTGGCAGATGACCGGCATGCCGCAGGGCATGTGGACCGCCACCGTCCTCGCGCCGCTGCTGGCCCCGCACGCGCGCATCGCCAGGAAGCGGGTGACGCTGCTGTACCGGCCGATCGACGTCGCCGTGCAGAACACCGTCGCCGTCGCCGACCGCAAGACCGGCGGGTTTCTCTCTTCTGGGGGTGCGCAGGACGCGGTCGCGCTGGAGAACGCTAAGCGCCGCGAGGAAGCCGTCGCCCAGGGAGCCGGCCTGGTCAACTTCGGGATGCTCATCACCGCCACCCTCACCGACGAGTCCCAGATCCCCGACGCCGTCGTCGCGATCGAGGGCATGACCGGCGCCGCGCGAGTGCAGACCCGCATCGCGACGGGGATGCAGGACACCGCCTTCGCAGCCGCGCTGCCGCTCGGGATCGTGCTGCCGCTGCACCGGGCGATCGGGAAGGCCACCGCGCAGAGGAGGGGCCGCTGATGCTCGCCACGATCACCAAGCTCGGCAAGAAGCTCGTCGGCCTCCCGACCACCGAGAACGGGACCCGCGGGCCGGGCCTGCTCGGCTGGCGGGGCCCGGACATGGGGACGGCGGGGGTGGCGTTTACGGCGCCCGAGTTCCGGGCGTCGACGAACCAGATCTGCGGGATGTGGCCCTTCGCCGCCGGCTCCAGCGTCCCCATGGTCGGAACCCCGATCGGCCGCCACCAGTTCACCGGTGCCCCGGTGTGCTGCGACCCGGTGTCCTGGTTCCGGGCGGGCCTGATCCGGAACCCGTCGATGTTCATCCTCGGCGAGCCCGGGCTGGGGAAGA is a window of Cnuibacter physcomitrellae DNA encoding:
- a CDS encoding alpha/beta hydrolase family protein, giving the protein MPSAARTLHLQDASELEVVLPRTEDTLRPGRFGIWRSPEDHVIVGDVLSVTDGLVRRAVVERFGSPLSKGDTVEFRRDLYKDPGEFGVGFSAVEVKTDLGPAPAWLVEGTARRPWVLHLHGIRTERRVVLPGVQVATKLGMTSLIPSWRGDSEGPSYPGNASTLGQDESIDVGAAIDYAMRHGAPGVILVGWSLGGTIALRLAESRHRSDVQGLVLIAPVSDWRRVIRHGARDAKLPAWVGDLTCWMLGSRLGHRLVGTPAAVEVSELNWTLGSSVTAPLRVIHNPADQLVPLELSRMLVDAHEDSVLIVFSPAPHAMEANTEPGRFEQTIERWLTAPLSYEGTSTPTRPEVRSDRES
- a CDS encoding ArsR/SmtB family transcription factor yields the protein MSDNSSEDLLAAAGQMLGNQARNEVLRVLVRRGEVSVPTIAKETHIRADTVTRHINELEDLGVAKIDLPRGSRHGRRFTVRLDRERYKALFNAWVGAMDSES
- a CDS encoding SCO6880 family protein, yielding MTSTPAQPRVYSHVDRIRSAGILGLSFVGTIVLFGGLIASIITLMVSNLWAALAVFAPVTAALWVTSRKDQHGRSLSQKALTRMGFASARRAGRTRYRSGTVGAIASGRNELPGLAAASTMSEFRDSWERPFGLIHHPHPGHVVLGFAVSPEGGALVDNHQIDSWVRGLDEALRSFTVEPDVMACQIIVEAAPGTGAKLHRLVQTSVDPNAHAVPRQALDELLQLLSSGAVVLQAYVTITFTTRTAEGGKRSVLQMGQDLSARVPFFAEILGITGAGQVRPLSAQEWCEVIRVGYDPAAQTAIEAAHHDGQTPDLSWSDVGPVAADAEWSHYRHDSAVSVTWQMTGMPQGMWTATVLAPLLAPHARIARKRVTLLYRPIDVAVQNTVAVADRKTGGFLSSGGAQDAVALENAKRREEAVAQGAGLVNFGMLITATLTDESQIPDAVVAIEGMTGAARVQTRIATGMQDTAFAAALPLGIVLPLHRAIGKATAQRRGR